The genomic region TGCGGACTGCGGCCGGGCCGCCGACGAACTGGTCCCCCTTGAGCGGCTGAGTGTCGCCTTGGCGCTGCTCCCTTCGCCTGACGCCGCTTAAAGAGAGCTGCCGTGATTTACACGCGAGCGTCACTCGGATTCACCGACTGAAAAGGTTATGCGGGGTGGCAGCCGAAAGTCGCGCTTCTCCATTTGGTTGCGCGGCGGCGCAGGCCCAAAGATAACCATGCTTCTCCTCTTGAATAGACCATGACAATCTGCCAATGTTCTAGTGCTCTACTCGCTGCTTTCTCCATTCATGACCTGTGAAATCGAAAGCGGCACGCCCAGCATTCCGGCGGCGTTCGCCGGCGGTGGTGATGACGGTCGATGGGGCTACTCACCCAGACAACTCCCCCTGCCGACCGGAGATTCGGGCGAAGCGGGGGAGTGAGGCTTTCCAGGCGCCACGGCAGCGGCATGACGCTGACATGCTCGCTGCGCGAGCGATCTGGGAGGGGCCGGCGCGGAGAGGGCAAGCTCCGCGCCGGCTCGGCCGACTGCCGCCGGGCGGCCCGCGTCAACGGACCCCGCACAGCGCAGACGTGACCACACCGCCAACCGGGAAGGCACGACCATGCCCCACACCCCTCGCCGGCGCCACCTCGCCCGGGCGCTCGCCTGCGTCCTGACCGCTCTCAGCGCGCTCGCGGTCGCCGAGCACCAGAGCGCCTCGCCGGCCGCCGCCGACACCGCCCAGTTCCGCGGCGTCAACTGGGCCCGACTCGGTGACAACTTCCACGGTGGACCGCTGGTCCTGCATGGGTTGAGCGCCTCCGACAGCTACGAGACGGTCGTGGCGAAGGCCAACGCCGTCTACACCGGCTTCGAGAACAACCTCGGCGCCAACACCGTTCGGCTCCCGATCAACACCTACACAGTCGGGACGAACTGGTGGAGCGCGTACGCGGGCGCGATAGACGCGGCCACCGCGAAGGGATTCAAGGTCGTCCTCTCCTACTGGGACGACGGGGTGGCCGCCCGCGACGGTCGCATCGTCAACCCGAGCGCCTTCGACACCATGTGGAACACCGTTCTCGCCCGGTACGGCACCAACAGCCTCGTCCACTTCGAGCCGATGAACGAACCGGGCGGGCACAGCGCCGCCGAGTGGGCGAACGTGGTGAGCAACTGGATCAGCAGCCACCCGTCGATTCCGCGGAACCGCGTCTTCGTCAGTGGCGCCGGCCTGAACACCGACATCAAATCCATGTGCGCGGACCGCCGCCTTGACGGGACGTTCCTGTCGCTGCACCACTACACCTTCTTCAGCGGCGCGAAGACCTACGACCAGTGGGTGGCGTACCTGCGGAACGCGATCGGCTCCTGCGCCGACCGCACTGTCGTCGACGAGTTCGGCGCGCCGATGGATACCGGGCTCAACTACCACGACGCCGGCAGCACCGACAACTTCGTGCGCTACTTCCGGGCCACCACCACGGTGCTCCGGGAACTGCGGATCGGCTCGATCTACTGGCCCGGCCTAGGCGGGAAGATACGCGCCGGCCAGGGCGACGACTGGTACGCCATGCAGAAACTGCACGGCACCGGTACCAACCTCACGCTCAGCACCCCCAGCCCCA from Streptomyces chartreusis NRRL 3882 harbors:
- a CDS encoding ricin-type beta-trefoil lectin domain protein; translation: MPHTPRRRHLARALACVLTALSALAVAEHQSASPAAADTAQFRGVNWARLGDNFHGGPLVLHGLSASDSYETVVAKANAVYTGFENNLGANTVRLPINTYTVGTNWWSAYAGAIDAATAKGFKVVLSYWDDGVAARDGRIVNPSAFDTMWNTVLARYGTNSLVHFEPMNEPGGHSAAEWANVVSNWISSHPSIPRNRVFVSGAGLNTDIKSMCADRRLDGTFLSLHHYTFFSGAKTYDQWVAYLRNAIGSCADRTVVDEFGAPMDTGLNYHDAGSTDNFVRYFRATTTVLRELRIGSIYWPGLGGKIRAGQGDDWYAMQKLHGTGTNLTLSTPSPSGRERLRYGWGLDGDVPAPTSLLRDVSTGRCLDIPGGTTANIQVQVSTCANTVGQQWTLTAGGQITALGGQKCLDAYGSGTTNGTVVGTWACNGGDNQRWTVGADGTIRSVRSGLCLDVNTATFKVQLWACWGGDNQRWQIQNTDARRGARLGGNGGR